TGACTGCCCACCTCCGGCAATCACCTGCTTTGTGACAAGCATTGAACCGGCTTTCTCCATCTATCGATAAAAAATGCGGTGGCTGCGATAAAAAGAGCCGTGTAGCGGTTCACTCGAGGTTTACGATAAAAAACATGTAACGAATGTCACGAAATACAGCCACTGTCCGCGGCCGGCGAGGATGGAGGTGATAATCTATATAAAGTATCTGCAAACGAAGCAGCGGCAATCAGCACTGCGGCGCGGAAGAGGACGGCATCACCACCCACTCGGGGTCCTCAAATTCACCCAGCGGCCGAATCTCCACAAACGGCGCGGCACTGCGGATAATCGCCGCGATATCCGGATCGTGCTGTTGTTCCATCGCATCGCGCTCGGCCTTGCTGTGCCAGCTGGCAATGGCGATCAGGGTGTTCGGGTCGCCGATCTTGCGGTGCAGTTCGGTACCGCGGGCGCCGGGAGCGCGCTGGATCAGTTCGGAGGCGCGCACCCAGGCATCGGCGTATTGCTCGGCGGTGTGGCCCGGCTTGATATGGACTTCAAAGAGGTACTTCACGGCGCAACTCCCTAATCACGGTCTGTCTCGCGGTAAAGTGTAGAGCAGAAAAAAGGCCGCTTGCAGCGGCCTTTTTTATTGCTCTGGTGTAATCCGGCTCACAGCTTGCGCAGGTTGTCCTCGTTGCCGTGGCGGATATCCGTACCCTCGACCAGGTACACCACCTGCTCGCAGATATTCTTGGCGTGATCGCCGATACGTTCCAGTGAACGCAGTGACCACAGCACGTTGATCACGCGGGAGATGCTGCGCGGATCTTCCATCATGTAGGTGACCAGCTCGCGCACCGCGGTGCGGTAGTCCATATCCACCTGTTCGTCTTTGGCCAGGGTCTCCATGGCGGAGCGCACGTCGAAGCGGGTGTAGGCGTCGAGTGAATCGTTGAGCATCTTGCGCACTGCATCGGCGATATGGCGGATCTCGGTGTAACCGCGCGGGGCGGTGCCTTCGTCGGTGAGGGCGATAGCCATCTTGGCGATCTTACTGGCTTCGTCGCCGATCCGCTCCAGGTCGCGGGCGATACGGATCACCGACATCACCATACGCAGGTCGGAGGCGGCCGGCTGGCGCTTGGCGATGATCAGCGTCGCATGCTCGTCCAACGCCATTTCGCGGCGATCGATCTCTTCCTCGATCTTGAGCACCTTCTCGGCCAGTTCGCTGTCGGCGTTGGCCAGGGACTCCACCGCGTCGGCCACCTGCTGGGTGACCAGGCCGCCCATCTCCAGCATCTCGGTCTTGATGCTTTCGAGGTCTTCGTTGAATTGGCGGGAGATATGTTGGTCGAAATTCATTTCCATGGCGGTTGTTCTCAGGGAATTGGGGCCTCAGCCGAAGCGGCCAGTGATATAGGCCTCGGTCAGCGCGTGCTGCGGGTTGGTAAAGACGGTCTCGGTATCATTCACCTCCACCAGGCGGCCCAGGTGGAAATAGGCGGTGCGCTGGCTGACCCGCGCGGCCTGCTGCATCGAGTGGGTGACGATGGCGATGGTGTACTTCGCGCGCAGCTCGTCGATCAGCTCCTCGATACGCGCGGTGGCGATCGGGTCCAGCGCCGAGCAGGGCTCGTCCATCAGGATCACTTCGGGGCTCACGGCGATGGCGCGGGCGATACACAGGCGCTGCTGCTGGCCACCGGACAGGCCGGTGCCGGGCTTGTCGAGGCGGTCTTTCACTTCGTTCCACAGGCCGGCGCGGCGCAGGCTGTCCTCGACGATTTCATCCAGCTCCGCGCGGCGGCTGGCGATGCCGTGGATCTTGGGGCCGTAGGCGACGTTGTCGTAGATGGACTTGGGGAACGGGTTGGGTTTCTGGAACACCATGCCCACACGCGCGCGCAGCGGTACCACATCGACCTTGGGGCCGTAGATCGGCTCGCCATCGAGGGTCAGGTCGCCCTCGACCCGGCAGCCCTCGATGGTGTCGTTCATGCGGTTGATGCTGCGCAGGAAGGTGGACTTGCCGCAGCCGGACGGGCCGATCATCGCCACCACCTCGTTGCGGCCGATGTCCAGGCTCACATCGTGAATCGCCTGGGCCTCGCCGTAAAAGACATTCACGTTGCGCATGCTCAACTTGGCGCCATCGCAGAACGGCTGGCCGACGGTTTCTTTGACCTGGGTTGCCACTGTCTCTTGTTCCGGTGTTGCGGGTTGCGCGGGCGCTGCGGCGCCGGCGTCTAGGGTCATGGTGTTCATAAACAATCCCGTTATCTTAGCACTCGCGGTGCGGTGCGAGGCTGGGTGGGGCGGCGTTGTTCGGGGCACAAGGTGAATACATCCATGTACGCTCGTAAGCGGCATCCCTGCCTCATACGGCCCCGAACAACGCCGCCGCGCCCAGCTGGCAAGTTTGGTGGTCAGACTACCAGCGGCGCTCGAGTTTCTTGCGCAGCCACACGGCGGCGCCGTTCATCGCTATCAGGAAGCTCAGCAGCACCATGATCGCGGCAGAGGTGCGCTCGACAAAAGCGCGCTCGGGGCTGTCGGCCCACAGGAAAATCTGTACCGGCAGTACCGTGGCCGGGTCGGTGACGCCGCCCGGCACATCGACGATAAACGCCACCATGCCGATCATCAGCAGGGGCGCGGTCTCGCCCAGCGCCTGCGCCATGCCGATGATGGCGCCGGTGAGCATGCCCGGCATCGCCAGCGGCAGCACGTGATGAAACACCACCTGCATGCGCGAGGCGCCCATACCCATAGCCGCCTCGCGGATCGACGGCGGTACCGCCTTCAGCGCCGCGCGGCTGGAGATGATGATGGTCGGCAGCGTCATCAGTGTCAGCACCAGGCCGCCGACCAGTGGCGCCGAGCGCGGCAGCTCGAAGAAGTTGATGAAGATCGCCAGCCCCAGCAGACCGAATACGATCGACGGCACCGCGGCGAGGTTGTTGATGTTGACCTCGATCAGGTCGGTCCAGCGGTTTTTGGGCGCGTATTCCTCGAGGTAAATCGCCGCGGCCACCCCGATCGGGAACGACAGCGTCAGGGTCACCAGCAGCGTCAACAGCGAGCCCACCAGCGCCGCGCGGATACCGGCCTGTTCCGGCTCGCGCGAATCGCCGTGGGTGAAGAAAGCAGTATTGAAGCGCTGTTTCAGCTCGCCGCTGGCCAGCAGCGACTTGATCCAGCCGGCCATCTGTTCCGAGGTGCGCCCGGCAAAACTGTCTTTGTCGCCGTCGAGACTCTTGACGAAGTTGTCCACATCGTCGTCGGCGGCCAGCCACACCGTCTCGCTCTTGCCCAGCAGTTCCGGGTGTTCCTCAAGGCGATCGCGCAGCGTAAACGGTGCGCCGCTGGACACGATCGAGTAGAGCTCGCGCTTGGCGCTGCGACCGCTGACATCGGGGAAGTGCGCGCGCAGGGATTTGCGGATCATGCCGGTGAAGTTGGCCCAGGCCAGGCTTTCGTGATCGACCTTGTCGATGCCGAGCACCGCGGGGTCGTAGTCGACCTTCAGCTCGATCGCGGTCTGCCACAGCGCGCCGCTGCCCTTGCCGATGATATCGGCAAACAGCACTGCCACCACCAGCACACCAAACGCGATGCTGGCGATACCCAGCGCGCGGAAGATTTTTTCCTGGCGGTGGCGCCGTGCCAGCCCCTGCTCGATGCGCGCGCGCACGCTCGGCTGGCCGTTGTCTCTGGTCGAATCAGTCATACTGTTCCCGATATTTTTTCACGACGTGCAGGGCGATGAAGTTGAGCACCAGCGTGGACAAGAACAGCATCAGGCCCAGTGCGAAGGCAGCCAGTGTCTTGGGGCTGTCGAATTCCTGGTCGCCCACCAGCAGGGTCACGATCTGCACGGTGACGGTGGTGACGGATTCCAGCGGGTTGGCAGTCAGGTTGGCGGACATGCCGGCGGCCATGACCACGATCATGGTCTCGCCGATGGCCCGCGATACCGCCAGCAGCACGCCGCCGACGATGCCGGGCAGGGCGGCCGGAATCACCACCTTGCGCACGGTTTCCGATTTGGTCGAGCCGAGGCCGAGGGCGCCGTCGCGCAGCGACTGTGGCACCGCGTTGATCACGTCGTCGGACAGCGACGACACAAACGGAATAATCATCACGCCCATCACCAGGCCCGCCGCCAGCGCGCTCTCGCTGGAGGCGTGCAGGCCCACGGCGGCGGCGGCATCGCGGATGAATGGTGCCACGGTCAGGGCGGCGAAAAAGCCGTACACCACCGTGGGCACGCCGGCGAGGATCTCGATCACCGGCTTGGCCAGCGAACGCACCCGCGCACTGGCGTACTCCGCCAGATAGATGGCCGACATCAGGCCCACCGGCACCGCCACCAGCATGGCGATTGCCGACACCATCAGCGTACCGGTAAACAGCGGTACGGCGCCGAAGGCACCGCTGGAACCCACCTGGTCGGCGCGCAGCGCCATCTGCGGGCTCCAGTGCAGGCCGAACAGGAATTCGGTCAGCGGCACCGCGTGGAAGAAGCGCAGCGATTCGAACAGCACCGACAGCAGGATGCCGACGGTGGTAAAGATGGCGGCGCAGGCGCAGGCGATCAGCACCGCCTTGAGGATCGATTCCACTTTCTCGCGCGCGCGCAGCTGCGGCGAGAAGCGCAGCAGCGCAAAGGCGCCGAGGCCGATGGCGAGGAGCAGCGTCAGCGCCGCTTGCAGTATATTGCCGCGCTGGCGCAGCGCCGTGAAATGGTCGGCGGCGGCCTGCAATTGTGCCGTCGGCTCGCCCAGCAGGTGGCCGGCGGCGAGGTTCTGGACCTTGGCGTAGAGCAGGTTTTGCCCGGCGACGGTGTCCGGTTTGTCGGCAACGCCGTGCAGCACCAGCGCGCGGATGATGGCATCGTCGAGCAGCAGCCAGCCACCCAACAGCAGCAGCGCCGGCAGGCCACACCAGATCGCCGTGTGCAGGCCGTAATAACTCGGCAGCGCCGCCAGGCTGCGCAGGCCGCCGCGACCGCGGGCGGCGGTGACCGCGCGGGTAAAGCCGGTGCCATAGGCCACCAGCACCAGCAACAGCAACAGGGCGAAGAGGGTGGAGGTTTGCATCGATTCGCTCAGACCAGAGGTTGTTTGCCGGGCATTATCCGGACTTTTGACTCAATTTGCATGGTGCCGCTGCCAGACACTTCTTACTTTTGCCGGCTGCGCGCGCAATTGGCCAACCGACAAAAGTAAAAAGCCAAGCCCGGAGGCTTGGCTGGCAATTCCATTTACCGCTACAGCTTCGTGCTTAAATTTTTCTTACTTCTGCGCCAGGTTGCTGAGCGTGGTCAGCTTGTGCACACCGGCCAGTACTTTCTGGCGCTTGGCGGCGGGCATCGGGATCATGCCCTTGTCGGCCAGGTAGCCGTCGTCGCCCCAGGCGCGCTCGCTGGTGAACTCGGCCAGGAAGCGCTTCATGCCCGGCACTACGCCGACGTGGGCCTTCTTCACATAGATGAACAGCGGGCGGGAAACCGGGTAGCTGTGGTCGGCGATGGACTCGAAAGTCGGCTCCTGACCTTCAATCAGGGAACCCTGGATCTTGTCGGTGTTCTGGTCCAGGTAGCTGAAGCCGAAGATACCCAGCGCGGCGGGATCGGCCACCAGCTTGTTGACGATCAGGTTGTCGTTCTCGCCGGCCTCGATGTAGGCGCCGTCTTCACGCAGAGTCTGGCAGGCGACTTTCTTGTCGTCCTTGCTCATCTTCTCGATCATCGGGATGGTCTCGCAGCCGTGCTCCATCACCAGCTCGGCGAAGGCGTCGCGGGTACCGGAGGTGGGCGGCGGGCCCAGGACTTCGATCTTCTGCGCCGGCAGGGTCGGGTTGACGTCCTTCCAGGTCTTGTACGGGTTGGCTACTAAAGTGTCGGAACCGTCCGGGTTCGGCACTTTCTTGGCCAGGGCCAGGTACAGGTCCTTGCGGGTCAGCGACAGGCGCTCGGCACCCTTGGCGTTGGCGATGGCGATGCCGTCGAAGCCCACCTGCACCTCGACCACGTCGATGCCGTTTTTGTGGCAGTTGTCCAGCTCGGACTGCTTGATGCGGCGCGAGGCACCGGTGATGTCCGGAGTGTTCTCACCGACGCCGGCACAGAACAGCTTCATACCGCCGCCGGTACCGGTGGATTCGACCACCGGGGTGTTGAACTGGGTGGAGCGGCTGAAACGCTCGGCCACAGTGGTGGTGAACGGGTATACGGTAGAAGAACCGACAATGCTGATATGGTCGCGGGCCGCCAGGGCTACCTGGGATGCGGCGATGGTCATGGCCGCCAGGGCCGAGGCCACTACTTTCTTGTTCGCGAAGCGCTTGTTCATGGATGACTCCGGTGGATGGATTTCTCGTTTCCAATATGGGACGCGGCGATGCTAGGAACAACGGGTGACGATTCTATGAATGAAAGATGACAAACAGGTTACAAACGGTCCCCGGGTGCCGCTGGCACCGCCCCGGCGGAGGCGGTAGTCTTAGCCGACAGCCGGTGTACCGGTGATACAGAACAATAAGATGGTGTGAGAGCTTTCCCATGTCCCCCTTGATTCGTTGTGCCCGCGGCCTGGACAGGCTGGCCGCGGCTTCCGGACGCCTGCTCGGCTGGTTCACGCTGGCAATGGTGCTGCTGCAAAGTGCCGTGGTGATTCTGCGCTACGGCTTTAACGGCGGCTCGGTGGCGCTGCAGGATGCCGTGGTCTACCTGCACGGCGCCGCCTTTATGCTGGGCCTGGCCTATGCGCTACAGTGCGATGCCCATGTGCGCGTGGATGTGTTCTATCGCACCATGGGCGAGCGCGGCAAGGCGTGGGTCAATGCGGTGGGTACACTGATATTCCTGCTGCCGCTGTGCACCTTCATTTTTGCCGGCAGCCTGCAGTTCGCCGCTGCCAGCTGGGCTGTGCACGAGGGCAGCGGCAGCGCCGGCGGCCTGCCCGGCGTGTTCCTGCTCAAAAGCCTGATTCCACTGGCGGCGCTGACACTGGCGCTGCAGGGGCTGGCGCAGTTCGGCCGCGCCCTGGCGCAGCTGATGCAGCCCGCTGACCGACCGGCCCCACCCGCCGCCGATCGCGCGGCCACGCCGGTGGCCTCCGCCGAGGAGGTAAGCGCGTGATCGAGCTGATCCCCCTGCTGATGTTCGCCGCCGTGTGTGCGGCGCTGATGTTCGGCTACCCGGTGGCCTTTACGCTCGGCGGCACCGCCCTGCTGTCCGCCGGCCTCGGCATCGTGTTCGGCGTCTTCGACCCGGAACTGCTGCGCGCGTTTCCCGACCGCCTGTACGGCATCATGCAGAACGGCACCCTGATGGCGGTGCCGCTGTTTGTACTGATGGGCGTGATGCTGGAACGGGCGCGTATCGCCGAGGAACTGCTGGTCAACCTCGCCAAAGTGTTCTCCGGGCTGCCGGCGGGCATGGCGGTGTCGGTGGTGGTGGTGGGCGCGCTGCTCGCCGCGAGCACCGGTATCGTCGGCGCGACGGTGGTGACGATGGGCCTGATGTCACTGCCAACCATGCTCAAACGCGGCTATTCGCCGAAGTTAGCCACCGGAACCATCTGTGCCACCGGCACCCTGGGACAGATAATCCCGCCGTCGATCGCGCTGGTGTTGCTCGGCGACACCCTGTCCAACGCCTACCAACAGGCGCAGCTGAACGCTGGCATCTTCAATCCGCAGCCGGTCAGTGTCGGCGACCTGTTTGTCGGTGCCATCATCCCCGGCCTGCTGCTGGTGCTGGCCTATATCGTCTACCTGCTGCTGGTGGCCAAGCGCGAGCCGGCGGTGGCGCGCGCAGCGGCGGAGGAGGTGGACTACCTGCAGACGATCAAGAGCCTGGTGCCGCCGATCTCGCTGATGCTGCTGGTGCTGGGCTCCATCATCAGCGGCGCCGCCACGCCCACCGAAGCCGCGGCCGTGGGGGCGCTGGGTGCCGGGTTGCTGGCGCGCAGTCGCCGTGCCCTGAGCTGGGCGCGCGCCGGCGAGGTAGGGCAGAGCACGCTGCAGGTCACGGCGATGGTGTTCGCGATCCTGATCGGTGCCTCGCTGTTCTCGCTGGTGTTCCGCGGCTACCACGGTGAGGACCTGGTCACCGACCTGTTCCAGAGCCTGCCCGGCGGCGTGGTCGGCGCCACGCTGCTGGTGATGCTGATCATCTTCCTGCTCGGCTTTATCCTCGACTTTATCGAAATCACCTTCGTGGTGGTGCCGATCGTCGGCCCGGTACTGCTGGCGATGGGGCTGGATCCGGTGTGGCTGGGGATCATGATCGCGCTGAACCTGCAGACGTCCTTCCTGACCCCGCCGTTCGGCTTCGCGCTCTTCTACCTGCGCGGGGTGGCGCCGGCGGAAGTGGCCACCGGCGCCATCTACCGCGGTGTGGTGCCGTTTATCGCGATCCAGCTGCTGGTGATGTGCCTGCTGGCGCTATGGCCGGCGCTGGCCACCTGGCTGCCGGGAATCATGGCCGATTAGGGTGTATTTTTGGCCAAAGGCGGCTGGTTAAAAGCTGGTCAACTTGTGCTAGAATGCGCCACCCGCGCGGGCCGCCGAATCAGGTAGGGCGCCGCGGGGGCCAATAAATCTAACAATCCGCGAGCTGTCGATGTCCGCACTTGATGAAGATCCGCAACCCACTGGCACCCTGACCCTGCAGACCCAGACCATGCCCCGCGACACCAATCCCCAGGGTGATGTGTTCGCCGGCTGGCTGATGTCGCAGATGGACGTGGCCGGCGCCATTATGGCCCAGGGGATCGCCCGCGGCCGGGTGACCACCGTCGCCGTCGGCAGTATGGTCTTCCTGCGCCCGGTTCCGGTTGGCTCCACCGTCAGCTGCTACGCCGAGGCGGTGGAAGTGGGGCGCTCGTCGATACGTACCATGGTGGAGGTCTGGCTGACCCGGGTCGATTCCGGCGAGCAGGTGAAGGTGACCGAGGGCGAGTTTGTGTTCGTCGCCATAGACGACCACGGACGCACGCGTCCGCTGCCGTAACCGCCCCCGCGGCTGACCCGCCAGCCGCCGTTTCCCCCGATATCAGCAACCGTTCGCGCGCCACGGCGCCCAGCGATCCAGCTGTGTTATCCACAAGCCGCGGCAGCCCTGTT
This region of Microbulbifer sp. SAOS-129_SWC genomic DNA includes:
- the pstA gene encoding phosphate ABC transporter permease PstA, with the translated sequence MTDSTRDNGQPSVRARIEQGLARRHRQEKIFRALGIASIAFGVLVVAVLFADIIGKGSGALWQTAIELKVDYDPAVLGIDKVDHESLAWANFTGMIRKSLRAHFPDVSGRSAKRELYSIVSSGAPFTLRDRLEEHPELLGKSETVWLAADDDVDNFVKSLDGDKDSFAGRTSEQMAGWIKSLLASGELKQRFNTAFFTHGDSREPEQAGIRAALVGSLLTLLVTLTLSFPIGVAAAIYLEEYAPKNRWTDLIEVNINNLAAVPSIVFGLLGLAIFINFFELPRSAPLVGGLVLTLMTLPTIIISSRAALKAVPPSIREAAMGMGASRMQVVFHHVLPLAMPGMLTGAIIGMAQALGETAPLLMIGMVAFIVDVPGGVTDPATVLPVQIFLWADSPERAFVERTSAAIMVLLSFLIAMNGAAVWLRKKLERRW
- a CDS encoding TRAP transporter small permease subunit, with amino-acid sequence MSPLIRCARGLDRLAAASGRLLGWFTLAMVLLQSAVVILRYGFNGGSVALQDAVVYLHGAAFMLGLAYALQCDAHVRVDVFYRTMGERGKAWVNAVGTLIFLLPLCTFIFAGSLQFAAASWAVHEGSGSAGGLPGVFLLKSLIPLAALTLALQGLAQFGRALAQLMQPADRPAPPAADRAATPVASAEEVSA
- the phoU gene encoding phosphate signaling complex protein PhoU: MEMNFDQHISRQFNEDLESIKTEMLEMGGLVTQQVADAVESLANADSELAEKVLKIEEEIDRREMALDEHATLIIAKRQPAASDLRMVMSVIRIARDLERIGDEASKIAKMAIALTDEGTAPRGYTEIRHIADAVRKMLNDSLDAYTRFDVRSAMETLAKDEQVDMDYRTAVRELVTYMMEDPRSISRVINVLWSLRSLERIGDHAKNICEQVVYLVEGTDIRHGNEDNLRKL
- the pstC gene encoding phosphate ABC transporter permease subunit PstC, whose translation is MQTSTLFALLLLLVLVAYGTGFTRAVTAARGRGGLRSLAALPSYYGLHTAIWCGLPALLLLGGWLLLDDAIIRALVLHGVADKPDTVAGQNLLYAKVQNLAAGHLLGEPTAQLQAAADHFTALRQRGNILQAALTLLLAIGLGAFALLRFSPQLRAREKVESILKAVLIACACAAIFTTVGILLSVLFESLRFFHAVPLTEFLFGLHWSPQMALRADQVGSSGAFGAVPLFTGTLMVSAIAMLVAVPVGLMSAIYLAEYASARVRSLAKPVIEILAGVPTVVYGFFAALTVAPFIRDAAAAVGLHASSESALAAGLVMGVMIIPFVSSLSDDVINAVPQSLRDGALGLGSTKSETVRKVVIPAALPGIVGGVLLAVSRAIGETMIVVMAAGMSANLTANPLESVTTVTVQIVTLLVGDQEFDSPKTLAAFALGLMLFLSTLVLNFIALHVVKKYREQYD
- a CDS encoding antibiotic biosynthesis monooxygenase, which produces MKYLFEVHIKPGHTAEQYADAWVRASELIQRAPGARGTELHRKIGDPNTLIAIASWHSKAERDAMEQQHDPDIAAIIRSAAPFVEIRPLGEFEDPEWVVMPSSSAPQC
- a CDS encoding TRAP transporter large permease subunit, with translation MIELIPLLMFAAVCAALMFGYPVAFTLGGTALLSAGLGIVFGVFDPELLRAFPDRLYGIMQNGTLMAVPLFVLMGVMLERARIAEELLVNLAKVFSGLPAGMAVSVVVVGALLAASTGIVGATVVTMGLMSLPTMLKRGYSPKLATGTICATGTLGQIIPPSIALVLLGDTLSNAYQQAQLNAGIFNPQPVSVGDLFVGAIIPGLLLVLAYIVYLLLVAKREPAVARAAAEEVDYLQTIKSLVPPISLMLLVLGSIISGAATPTEAAAVGALGAGLLARSRRALSWARAGEVGQSTLQVTAMVFAILIGASLFSLVFRGYHGEDLVTDLFQSLPGGVVGATLLVMLIIFLLGFILDFIEITFVVVPIVGPVLLAMGLDPVWLGIMIALNLQTSFLTPPFGFALFYLRGVAPAEVATGAIYRGVVPFIAIQLLVMCLLALWPALATWLPGIMAD
- a CDS encoding PstS family phosphate ABC transporter substrate-binding protein, whose amino-acid sequence is MNKRFANKKVVASALAAMTIAASQVALAARDHISIVGSSTVYPFTTTVAERFSRSTQFNTPVVESTGTGGGMKLFCAGVGENTPDITGASRRIKQSELDNCHKNGIDVVEVQVGFDGIAIANAKGAERLSLTRKDLYLALAKKVPNPDGSDTLVANPYKTWKDVNPTLPAQKIEVLGPPPTSGTRDAFAELVMEHGCETIPMIEKMSKDDKKVACQTLREDGAYIEAGENDNLIVNKLVADPAALGIFGFSYLDQNTDKIQGSLIEGQEPTFESIADHSYPVSRPLFIYVKKAHVGVVPGMKRFLAEFTSERAWGDDGYLADKGMIPMPAAKRQKVLAGVHKLTTLSNLAQK
- a CDS encoding acyl-CoA thioesterase, encoding MSALDEDPQPTGTLTLQTQTMPRDTNPQGDVFAGWLMSQMDVAGAIMAQGIARGRVTTVAVGSMVFLRPVPVGSTVSCYAEAVEVGRSSIRTMVEVWLTRVDSGEQVKVTEGEFVFVAIDDHGRTRPLP
- the pstB gene encoding phosphate ABC transporter ATP-binding protein PstB, whose product is MRNVNVFYGEAQAIHDVSLDIGRNEVVAMIGPSGCGKSTFLRSINRMNDTIEGCRVEGDLTLDGEPIYGPKVDVVPLRARVGMVFQKPNPFPKSIYDNVAYGPKIHGIASRRAELDEIVEDSLRRAGLWNEVKDRLDKPGTGLSGGQQQRLCIARAIAVSPEVILMDEPCSALDPIATARIEELIDELRAKYTIAIVTHSMQQAARVSQRTAYFHLGRLVEVNDTETVFTNPQHALTEAYITGRFG